CGTCTCTGAAAATCCTGCAGACAATGTGACGAGTGCCCTGCCAGGACCTTACCCCTCAATTCCGTGCACTCCTTGCTGTGGATCCGAGGCCACTCCTGCGCTGCCCACGCGTCTCAATCCTTGCCCTCGCAGGCAGACGGGGTTGTGACAATGGAAGGCCGTTTATATTGGCCGGCGGGGGAGTCGGTATAATAACATGGTGGCCTACATTTGGCGCCATTACTGCTAGCACCAGACCTGCTCTACCGGATCCCATCCCTGCAGTCCCTCCATGTGACCGCTCTCTGACTAGGGAGACCGCAGGACCCGGTTAATACAATCCATTGGGGGACGACTGTAATTTATAAGGCAGACATAGCCGATATTGTAACTAACACCCCCAACATGTACGAGGTGCGGCAAACACTCACCTGATCACAATACTCAAAGACCAGCGTCAGCTTCTTGTCACTGTGCAGGACGTCGTGTAACCTGCCGATGACAAGGACACCATATAGGACAACATGCGCTCCTCCAGGGAGGCAGTGTGGACATAGGCTGCTCCTTCTTATCTCACTACCACCCCCAACATCTGAGGAGATGCCCCCTATACCCGGAGGGTCGGTGGCCCTCGCCTTACCTTACTATGTTCTTGTGCTTCAGCTCCTTCAGTAAGCAGATCTCCCGGAGAGCGGAGCTGGGGACCCCCTGCGGAGAGAGACGTGGAGATGACACAGAGCAGAGACCCCACGTACAGACCCCGGCCTACAACAGGCGCAGCCCCCCTCACCTCATCATCGTCATCCAGCCTCACGCGCTTCAGAGCCACAATCTCATGGGTCTCACGGTTCTTTGCTTTGAACACGGTGCCATAAGTACCTGCAGGAGATCAACCAGTACACCGTGAGTAAGGGGGAGGATGAGGAGAGTAGTCCGGTACAAGGAAGTAGGACGGGGACAGGGAGTCCTCTACAATGGAGGAGAATGAGGGCAGTAGTCTGACACGATAATacaatggaggaggatgagggcaGTAGTCTGAGACTACAATacaatggaggaggatgaggacagtAGTCTGAGACTACAATacaatggaggaggatgaggacagtAGTCTGAGACTACAatacaatggaggaggaggagggcagtAGTCTTAGAATacaatggaggaggatgaggacagtATTCTGAGAATACAATACAATGAAGGAGGATGAGGGCAGTAGTCTAAGACTACAATACAATGAAGGAGGATGAGGGCAGTAGTCTGATACTACAATACAATGGAGGAGGATAAGGGCAGTAGTCTGAGACTACAATACAAAGAAGGAGGATGAGGGCAGTAGTCTGATACTACAATACAATGAAGGAGGATGGGGCAATAGTCTGACACGATAATacaatggaggaggatgaggacagtAGTCTGAGACTACAATACAATGAAGGAGGATGAGGACAGTAGTCTGATACTACAATacaatggaggaggatgagggcaGTAGTCTTAGAATACAATacaatggaggaggatgaggacagtAGTCTGAGACTACAATacaatggaggaggatgaggacagtAGTCTGAGACTACAATacaatggaggaggatgagggcaGTAGTCCGAGACTACAATacaatggaggaggatgaggacagtAGTCTGAGACTACAATacaatggaggaggatgagggcaGTAGTCTGATGCTGTAATATAATGAAGGAGGACGCGGGCAGTACTACAGACACAATACGGAGGTCTCCGCCCCATAAGCAGGGTGCAGGCCCGCATCCCCGGCCTCTCCTGCTCGCCTCCCCGCTTTCCTCACCCTCTCCTATCTTTTCCAGCTTCTCGTACTTCTGCATGTCGCCGCTGTCGGGCCTCTctcgcactgcgcatgcgctcttTCCTCACCACGCCCAACCAATAATCTACACATAAAGGCAGTGCAAAAGAGGCCTTCTTCTGACCAATAGTAAGAGCCGCCAGGGTGACGTCAGCCTAGAAGTCATTTCCATGGTAATAGGCCGACGCTAAGCCCGCCCACTGGTTGTTATGGAGATGTGGGTGGCGCCATCCTAGCTAGATAAATAGCGGCCATATTTATACACCTCCCATAGGGTCTGAGGAGCAATATGGCCGCTGTGCGCTGTTCTAAGGGAAAAAAGCGAcgcgtttaaccacttcagccccgctaggtgaaaccccc
This sequence is a window from Bufo gargarizans isolate SCDJY-AF-19 chromosome 5, ASM1485885v1, whole genome shotgun sequence. Protein-coding genes within it:
- the LOC122939524 gene encoding cyclin-dependent-like kinase 5 gives rise to the protein MQKYEKLEKIGEGTYGTVFKAKNRETHEIVALKRVRLDDDDEGVPSSALREICLLKELKHKNIVRLHDVLHSDKKLTLVFEYCDQDLKKYFDSCNGDLDPEIVKSFMYQLLKGLAFCHSRNVLHRDLKPQNLLINRVRIRDGNET